From the Neobacillus sp. PS3-34 genome, the window GATGGAATTAGCTTTGTCATATCTGCATTCTTAATTGGCAGCTGCAATATTCCTCTTGATGCACGACTTCCAAATGGAAAAACACATATTAAAGAAATCAATATTTCTACCGTGCTCACTGATTTTAAAGATGGACTAAAGTATATTCTTGATTACAAGCTCTTAAAATCGATTGTTTCTGGATTTTTAGTTTTTGGTCTAATTAATGGTGGTTTTGCCGTTCTTCCGCTTTTTACAATGAAATACAAAATGGCGCCAGACAATTATGAGCAGTATTCTTCCATGTTTTCTATTTTTTTAGGAATTGGCTTTGTAGTGGGGAGCGGGATTGGCAATCGACTTATTCAAACATTTAAGGTTCATAGAGTATTAATTGGTGGAGTACTCCTAACCGGAGTTTTTACACTTATTTTAGGCACTCTGGAAAACATATGGCTCTATTTTACACTGGTCTTCATTATGGGTGTAATTTTAGCGCCGGTGAATGTGGCTCTTTCAGGATGGATGACAGAGTTAGTAGATCCAAAGTTTATGGGAAGAGTTTCAGGTTGGGTTGATCCTTTGATGATGTTAGCCCATTCTGTTTCCCTAGGAATCATTGCGGTCATTTTCCCGGCCTATATAAAAATGGAAACCATATATTACGCCATCGGCATTCTTATGTTGGGTGTGGGGAGTTATTATCTTATCGTTTTACCGAAGCTGACAAGGAATCAAACAAAAGCAACGGACAGCCCTGAATTATCAACCGCTACACTTAAGTAAGTATGCATATAATTATAAAAAAATGAAGCTCTTCCAATGGAAGAGCTTCATTTTTTCTAGTGTCCCAGAGAGGATTCGAACCTCCGACCTACAGTTTAGGAAACTGTTGCTCTATCCTACTGAGCTACTGAGACATTATTTAAGGTGCATTATTAATTATACTTCTGGAACACCAAATGTCAATACAAAAATGTTTCGATTGAAAAACTAATCCGGTAAGAAGGTAGGCAACTAGTTTAATAGCATAATTATATTATGTAAACAAGACATATGATAATCTGTAATATTGACATTTTTTAAAAATTCACTTATTATCATTTTGAATAATTAAAAAACTCAAAAAATAATTGTCTTCTTATCAAGAGAGGTGGAGGGACTGGCCGCTTTGAAGCCTCGGCAACAGGTTCGTATGAATACTGTGCCAAATCCATCAAACAGTATCCTGTTTGAAAGATAGGAAGAGGGTAGTTAAAAGCTCTCTTCTTGTCGGGAGTTTTTTTTATTGTTCAAATCCAAGTTTTACACTTGGAAAAGTTGTGATTCAGACAGAGGAGAGATGAGAAATGAAATTCGGATTTTGGCTGCCTATTTTTGGCGGATGGCTGAGAAATGTTGAGGATGAAAAAATGCCGCCAACCTTTGATTATGTAAAAGAAGTGGTTCAGTCAGCAGAAAAATGGGGTTACTCAACGACATTGGTAGCTGAATTGAATTTAAACGATATTAAAGGACCTGAGCATGATTCCCTGGAAGCATGGTCAACCGCAGCTGCCCTGGCGGCTGTAACTGATACAATAGAAATCATGGCCGCTGTTCGTCCTGGATTTCATAATCCTGCCATAACGGCAAAAATGGCGGCGAATATCGATCAGATCAGTAAGGGAAGATTTTCTTTAAACGTGGTTTCCGCCTGGTGGGAAGAGGAAGCCCGACAATATGGAGGCATTTTTACCGAACATGATGAGAGGTATGAAAGGACAAAAGAATTCATTGATGTTTTGAAGGGGCTTTGGACAAAAGATTCTTTTACGTATAAAGGGCAGTTTTATCATGTTAAGGATGCAAAACTTGCCCCTAAGCCAATACAGCGCCCGAATCCGATTTTATATGCTGGCGGTGAAAGTGAAAAAGGCAAACAGACAATCGTAGAAAAGTGTGACGCGTATGTGATGCATGGCGGGACAGTGGAAGAAATTCAAAAGAAAGTGGACGAAATGAAAGCGCGCCGTTCAATAACGCACAATATCCCACTGTCTTCTTTTGGAATGGCGGCCTATGTCATTTGCCGAGATACGGAAGAGGAAGCGCAGGCTGAACTAAAAAAAATCACCACTGTAAAAGAATCAAGCGCTTATTCAGGCTTTAACGATTTTACGAACAAATCTCAGCTTGAGCAAAAAATTCAACTTCAGGATTATTCTGTATCAAATAGGGGTTTAAGGCCAAACCTGGTAGGGACTCCTGACCAGATAGCAGACCGGATTTTGGAATATGAAGCTGCAGGATTGGACTTATTGCTGCTTCAATTTTCTCCACAGCTTGAGGAAATGGAGCGGTTTGCAAGGGAAGTAATGCCATTAGTCGAAAAAAGAAAAACAATAGTACACTAAAATAGGAATTATTTTAACATACGAAAGGGGTTTCTGAATTGAAAAAGGTATATGTAATCCACGAAAATAGTGAATGGACCATCCATCTTACAAAAAGGCTTGAGGAACTGGAGGTACCGTATGAAGAATGGCATCTTGACCAGGGAACACTCGATCTTTCAACTGAACCGCCGGAAGGGATTTTTTACAGCCGGATGAGTGCCTCCTCCCATACCCGCGATCACAGGTATGCAGCTGAATTTACCGCACAGGTTCTAGGATGGCTAGAAGCACATGGCCGTAAGGTTTATAATGGTTCCCGCGCACTTCAGCTTGAAATCAGCAAGGTCTTGCAATATTTGGTGCTGAACAAGCACGGAATACGCACACCAAGGACAGTTGCCGCAGTTGGAAAAGAACAAATACTCGAGGCTGCCAGAACATTTGAGGGAAAAGCTTTTATAACGAAGCACAACCGCGCAGGAAAAGGTCTAGGGGTTCAGTTATTTCAAACCTTTGATGCTTTAAGATTGTATGTGGAGAGTCCTGCTTTTGAAGAACCAGTTGATGGCATCACTTTAATCCAGGAATACATCCAGGCACCTGAAAGCTTTATTACACGCTGTGAATTTGTTGGTGGAAGGTTTGTCTATGCTGTAAAGGTAGATACGTCTGAAGGCTTTGAACTATGTCCTGCAGATGCTTGTCAAATCGGTGATTTATTCTGCCCCGTTGGAGAAGAAATAGAAGAAAAGCCTAAATTTCAAATTATCGAAGGCTTCAATGATCCGATTCTTAAAAAGTATGAAGAATTCCTTTCCGCAAATGGCATCCAGATTGCAGGAATTGAGTTTATTCGCAACGCAAATGATGAAATTTATACGTATGATATTAACTCAAATACAAACTATAATCACGAAGCGGAAGCGAAGGCTGGCAAATATGGCATGCTAGAACTTGCAAAATATTTAAAGGCCGAATTGGATAAGTAATATATTAATGGTAAAAAAATCGCCCTCAAAAAAGGGCGATTTTTTTACCATTAAAAAGCTGTTCAAAAACCTCTAATTTAATTCTATTATGTAAATAGAAAATTAAAAATACAAGAAGCGGAGATACAAGAACATGAAATTCAAAAATTTCCAAGAAAAGAGGAAAAAAAGTTCAGATGGAATTGGTAAGCACATTTTATTGGAAATAGCGGAAGAAATCGTTTCTTGTTTAATTGAATTTCTTTTCGGACTACTGTTGCGTTCAATTCGTGCAATCATCCACTTTTTCCATTAACATGTAAACCAAGTTTTCCTCAAACCCAACTTTTATACCATCCATCATTTGTTATAGATTTAAAGAAATAGTAGAGTCCTGTCTGGATTGTAAGATAAATACAGAAGGAATAATAAATGCTATAGCCGTTTTTATAGGTAAAAACATTCGCCTTGGAAAGAATAAATTCCACGGCAGCCGAAAGCATGGACCAAATTAAAATATAAAGTACAAGTTTATACGATCTAATATTCAGTTTTCGGTGAAAATAAATAAAAGCATAAGCAAAAGGCGGGTAAAGGAAATAAACAAAAAAATCCATTAAATCATAGACTGGCCCATCCATAATATCGTAAAAATCAAACGCCTTGGCTCCAAAAGAATTATCGAACACGCTGGCAACCGTAACACCATACAGCATAACTAGTACAATAGTCTGTCTTGAAAAGGGTTTAGGCAAAAAGAAGAAACCAATCCAAATAATGCAGATGCTGAATAATACAACCCAATCATTTAAATCGAAAGCTTTTTCAACAATCATTTTTTAAGCGTCCTCCAATTTGATAAACAATTGGTATAAACAATATGTACTGAGATATAAGCTATAAAAATAAAGCAGTGACCAAAATAAATTCCACCACTCATATGTATAAAGCCCAACTGTTTTACCAATTTCATCCACCACTGCCATACATACCGCAAAAAAACCTCCAGATAAAAGAATTAAATATTTAGCGGCTACCATCCCCCTGGAAATCTTAAAACTTAATACCAAAAAAGCAGGAACAATCAAAGTCTTCCATAAAATAAATGAAATATAGTGGGTTGTCTTGTCACTTACCGTAAAGCCTTTAAAATTCTCGGAAATTAGAAGATAGAAATGTGAATTCAATAAACAAACTGTTAGGAACAAGAATGAAGCCTTTATTAAGCCTAATTTATTCCCAGTTGATAATAAACTGAGGAAAATAATCCACGTTAAGGTGAAATATAAACAAATTATCATTATTTTAACCTCGGGAAAATGACTTTTATTATTTTCACCTTCTTTTGGAGGAAATATAACTAAGAAAAATTTATGGTTAGGTTTTTTTAATCTGTATAAGAATATAGGTGGGTAAATACCTTGACTAGAAAGCTGAGGTCTATCATATGTATTATGGAAACCGAAAACTTTACACCTTATTAGCATTAATCTTATTTATTTTTCCAGTCTGTCAGCAGCACGGGATAATATACGACATAGTAGCAAAAGAAAGAAGAGCATCTGCCTTGGAGCCTGATACAAAGCAAATGAATAAGATCCGTTCCTATTTAAAAAATAACGATATTAATGGAAGTATTGCTGTCATGTCGGGGAATAAATTAATAGTTAACGAAGGGAACGGTTTTGCTGATTTCGAAAAAAAAATACGGAATCATCCTGAAACTACCTTTCCAATTGCTTCAATCACTAAGTCACTTGTAGCCACTAGTTTTATGCAGCTGGAAGAACGGGGATTGGTAAATCTTCAGGATCCTGTTTCGAAATATATTGACCATTTCCCTAATGGTGAAAATATAACAATCCAACACTTATTAACAAATACTTCGGGTATTCGGCGATTGCATTCAATCAGGAAAAATAGCACACCTAAAGATATAATCGAAGAAATAAAAAAAAGGCTGTCCGTTTTCAAGCAGGGACCAGGTGGGATTACAAAGACACTAATTATATGGTATTAGGATACATTTTAGAGAAAATCACAGGCATTTCATTACATTCCTATATTGATAAAAACATTTTTAAGCGGGCATCTATGAACCATTCCGGCTTTATTAGCAAAGAAAATCCCGTACCATATGCAGCTATGGGATATTTCAAGGATCAGAATCAGTTTCAGCCCGTAAAAGAAATTAATATTTTTTTGCTTTACGGAGCAGGAGATATTTACTCCACTGCTTCGGATTTATGTAAATACGATTTATCCCTAATGAACGGGCAACTCATATCAAAAAAATCATTGAGAAAAATGCTGAGGCCGGATCAAAATCGGGTTATGGACTTGGGATGTATGTAAAACATAATTATATTTTTAGCAGAGGATATTTGGGGGGATGGAATTCAATTCACGTTATTTTTAATGGTAAAACATCTGTCGTAGTTTTATTGAACGTCCGAAATCAAAAAACAGATATCCTTAAAATTGCAAAAGATATATACAGGCTGGCAGTATAAAGTGACCAAAAAACAGAAAATACCGCCACATAGGCGGTATTTAAAGTAAGGTTGCATAAGTAACATGCACTTGAAATTCTTTCCTGTGCATGTTATTATGAAAGCCGGCATATGTACTTTTATTTATTACGATATAATTACTCTATAATAACATTAACACATTTCTCGTTCAATGTCAAACGTGAGGCCGAAATATATTTCTGGAGAGTGGTTACATGAGTGAAATCCAGCATAAAGAATGGCAAAACGAACAAAACCGTGTGGATTATGTTGCAAAGGAAATAAATAATAAAGTTGCTAGACTCAGAAAAAATGCTGGAGAAATTAGCTCAGATGTTTTTCAACTACGCAAGACATTCTGGGAGGATGTAACAGTCAATTTTGATGAGCCAGATGATATTCTAGAAACTCATACCAGCATCAAACAGCAGGCAGAATTGCTTTCAGAGCGGGAACGTACTCATAAACAAATGGACAAGCAGCTCAAGACCCTTGCACGATTAAAGTACTCTCCTTATTTTGGACGGATTGATTTTCATGAAAAAGGAGAGACCGCTGCAGAGACTGTATATCTCGGTATCGCTTCGTTTATGGATAAAAACGATGAAAACTTCCTTATTTATGATTGGCGTGCCCCAATATCCAGCCTTTACTATGATTATTCACCGGGACCTGCACAATACGCGACACCGGAAGGGATAATTGAAGGGGAGATGGAGTTAAAAAGACAGTTTATTATTCGAGAATCTCATATAAAAGGAATGTTCGAAACAGGCGTGACCATTGGTGATGAAATGCTGCAGGAAGTACTTGGCAATAACGCGAGTACTCAAATGAAAAGCATTGTCGCTACGATTCAAAAAGAACAAAACCAAATTATCCGTAACGAAACCAGCAGGCTTCTTTTTGTTCAAGGCGTCGCGGGAAGTGGGAAAACCTCTGCTGCTTTACAAAGAGTGGCATATTTACTTTATCGATATCGCGGAACCATTACATCAGAAAATATTCTGCTTTTTTCTCCTAATCCACTTTTTAATAGTTATGTCGCTACTGTTCTCCCAGAACTTGGGGAGGAGAATATGCAGCAAACCACTTTTCAGGAATACTTGACCAGCAGACTTGGAAATGAATTTGAGGTGGAAGATCCATTTAGCCAAATGGAATATTTACTTTCTAATTCCGATAATAATTACAAAGTGCGTGTAGATGGAATCCGCTACAAAGCTTCTCTTAATTTTAAAAACAATATTGATCAATATGTTCAATACCTTTCCGGAGAAGGACTAATTTTTCGAGACATTACATTTAGAAAGGCAACGATCTTCTCCAAAAAGGAAATAGAAGAATTCTTTTATACCCTTGACAGGAATTATTCAATACCTAATCGTATGCAACTTGTAAAGGAATGGCTTTTAAAGGAATTGAAAAGGAAAGTTAAGCAGGAACGTTCGAAAAGCTGGGTCGAGGAAGAAGTACAATTTTTGGATAAAGATTTTTATGTGGAAGCATTTAAAAAGCTTCAAGAAAAGAGCCGATATAATGAAAATACATTTGATGATTTTGAAAGGGAACAAAGGCTATTAGCTGAAATGGTTGTTAAGGAAAAATTCAAGCCTGTGTTTAGGCGGGTTAAAAAAATGAAATTTATTGATTTGCCAGCGATTTACCTGCAACTATTTAAGATGCCTGTGGAATCAGCCCAGCTGGTTCCCGAAAATTGGGTGGATATCTGTGCAACGAGCTTATTAAAGCTAAGGAATTTAGAAATTGCCTATGAAGATGCCACACCGTTTGTTTATTTGCAGGATTTAATAGAAGGAAGAAAATCGAATACCTCTGTTCGGCACATTTTTATAGATGAAGCCCAAGATTATTCTCCTTTCCAATTTGCATATATTCAAATGCTTTTCCCTTATAGCAAGATGACTCTGCTTGGGGACTATAATCAGGCAATTTTTTCTGGTGCAACGGGTTCGGCAACCGTGTTAACCAATCCTCCAAAGGATGGTGCAGATTTAGAAACCATTGAATTAATGAGGACTTACCGTTCTACAAGACAAATTGTTGAGTTTACAAAGCATTTAATTGTAGGTGGAGACAAAATAGAGCCCTTTAACCGGAATGGAAATAAACCCGTCATTTCATTCACGGATACTACTCATTTAAATCAAAAAATTATTAACACTATTGAGAATCTGAAAAAGGAAGGACACCGGACGATTGCTGTTATTTGCCTTACGGCTGGGGAAAGTAAACGTGCTTATGAGGCCATCAGAGAAAGAATTTCTTGCCGATTGATTGAAAAAGGGACGGTCTCTTATGAAAAAGGAGTCTTAATCCTTCCAGCTTATTTGGCCAAGGGGATAGAATTTGACGCAGTCATACTTTATGATAGTTCGCTTTATAAACGTGAAAGTGAACGGAAACTATTTTACACAGCCTGTACACGTGCGATGCATGAGCTGCGCCTTTTTGCCACAAACGGCTTGAGCCCATTAATGGAAGCTGTTCCAACAGAACTTTATATAATAAAGAAAACTCGGTGATTGCCGAGCCTTAAAGCAGGGCAAAAACGTATTTGCACTTATGCGTTCAGAATTTTATGTACATAAATTCTGGTTAACCAAAAAGCGAATAGGAGGATGGGGCAGCTTGGACAAAGCTGTTCCTTTTCAAAACAAAAGGCGCAAGCGCCCTGTTTAGCCCTGACAGGCATAAGACGAATCGCGCAGTCATCCTCGGAAAAGCTATCGCTTTTCCTTCGTGCGATGCGTATGCTGTCGAAGCGTTCCTTGTCCTGATTTCTGAAGTGATTTGGCTTATGACCCCGAGGGGCTGGGTGCTCCTCGAAAAAGCTATCGCTTTTTCTTCGTGCGAAGCATATGCTGCCGACGTTTTCCTTGTGGAGCTAGATTAATACAATTTGTAGAAGTTATCTGCACCATTTAATTTTATAATTTCTTTGGTGATGAAAAAAGGTGCAAACCAAATGGTTCGCACCTTTTTTCAGTCTCCATATAAGAGAATCTTGAGAAGGTTACAATTTGCATGGGGTCGTATCGATCTTAAGTATATCGATTACAGACGAGCGTTCCAATGCACCGCTCAGCAAATGCCCCTTCGTCATTTGCATTGCCAATAACTAACCTTTGAGTCGCTGTTAACTCCATTTTGGACCAGTCCCTCCTGTTTTGTTTTGGCCTTGCACTCTTTATTTACCCTTGATAAATACCAATAAACATTAAATTAACAAAAAATTTATTATTTTTAATTAAAGGCTGTTTTCTAAAAGATTGTTGTTTTGTAAATAGGTTTTAAAAAACAAATCGTTGAAAAAGAAGTTTATTGGAACGGAAAGTGCGAGCTCCTCGAAAATGCTCTCGCATTTCCTTCGTGCGGTGTTGATTCTAGGAAGCTGATTCAACGTCCTGCGGGAGCAGCGGGACAGGTGAGACCCCACAGGAGCTGTGCGCCGAGGAGGCTCACCGCCCGCCCCGCGGAAAGCGAGCATCCTGGAGTGAAAATCAACTACCCCTTATATAGCAACAAAGTATACGAAAACAGCCTAATTAAAATATAAAATATCACCATGTATTAATACCTGGTGATAATTATCACATCGTTTTCTAAAATATAACGTTACAATGGATGAGATTCAACCACCTATAAATATGAAAAGAGGTATTGGCTTTGAATTTTCCACAATTAAAAATTGGCCATATGACACCAAAAGTTCCTATATTACAGGGCGGCA encodes:
- a CDS encoding serine hydrolase domain-containing protein codes for the protein MNKIRSYLKNNDINGSIAVMSGNKLIVNEGNGFADFEKKIRNHPETTFPIASITKSLVATSFMQLEERGLVNLQDPVSKYIDHFPNGENITIQHLLTNTSGIRRLHSIRKNSTPKDIIEEIKKRLSVFKQGPGGITKTLIIWY
- a CDS encoding LLM class flavin-dependent oxidoreductase — protein: MKFGFWLPIFGGWLRNVEDEKMPPTFDYVKEVVQSAEKWGYSTTLVAELNLNDIKGPEHDSLEAWSTAAALAAVTDTIEIMAAVRPGFHNPAITAKMAANIDQISKGRFSLNVVSAWWEEEARQYGGIFTEHDERYERTKEFIDVLKGLWTKDSFTYKGQFYHVKDAKLAPKPIQRPNPILYAGGESEKGKQTIVEKCDAYVMHGGTVEEIQKKVDEMKARRSITHNIPLSSFGMAAYVICRDTEEEAQAELKKITTVKESSAYSGFNDFTNKSQLEQKIQLQDYSVSNRGLRPNLVGTPDQIADRILEYEAAGLDLLLLQFSPQLEEMERFAREVMPLVEKRKTIVH
- a CDS encoding alpha-L-glutamate ligase codes for the protein MKKVYVIHENSEWTIHLTKRLEELEVPYEEWHLDQGTLDLSTEPPEGIFYSRMSASSHTRDHRYAAEFTAQVLGWLEAHGRKVYNGSRALQLEISKVLQYLVLNKHGIRTPRTVAAVGKEQILEAARTFEGKAFITKHNRAGKGLGVQLFQTFDALRLYVESPAFEEPVDGITLIQEYIQAPESFITRCEFVGGRFVYAVKVDTSEGFELCPADACQIGDLFCPVGEEIEEKPKFQIIEGFNDPILKKYEEFLSANGIQIAGIEFIRNANDEIYTYDINSNTNYNHEAEAKAGKYGMLELAKYLKAELDK
- a CDS encoding serine hydrolase domain-containing protein; translation: MVLGYILEKITGISLHSYIDKNIFKRASMNHSGFISKENPVPYAAMGYFKDQNQFQPVKEINIFLLYGAGDIYSTASDLCKYDLSLMNGQLISKKSLRKMLRPDQNRVMDLGCM
- a CDS encoding MFS transporter, whose protein sequence is MIDGISFVISAFLIGSCNIPLDARLPNGKTHIKEINISTVLTDFKDGLKYILDYKLLKSIVSGFLVFGLINGGFAVLPLFTMKYKMAPDNYEQYSSMFSIFLGIGFVVGSGIGNRLIQTFKVHRVLIGGVLLTGVFTLILGTLENIWLYFTLVFIMGVILAPVNVALSGWMTELVDPKFMGRVSGWVDPLMMLAHSVSLGIIAVIFPAYIKMETIYYAIGILMLGVGSYYLIVLPKLTRNQTKATDSPELSTATLK
- the helD gene encoding RNA polymerase recycling motor HelD, with translation MSEIQHKEWQNEQNRVDYVAKEINNKVARLRKNAGEISSDVFQLRKTFWEDVTVNFDEPDDILETHTSIKQQAELLSERERTHKQMDKQLKTLARLKYSPYFGRIDFHEKGETAAETVYLGIASFMDKNDENFLIYDWRAPISSLYYDYSPGPAQYATPEGIIEGEMELKRQFIIRESHIKGMFETGVTIGDEMLQEVLGNNASTQMKSIVATIQKEQNQIIRNETSRLLFVQGVAGSGKTSAALQRVAYLLYRYRGTITSENILLFSPNPLFNSYVATVLPELGEENMQQTTFQEYLTSRLGNEFEVEDPFSQMEYLLSNSDNNYKVRVDGIRYKASLNFKNNIDQYVQYLSGEGLIFRDITFRKATIFSKKEIEEFFYTLDRNYSIPNRMQLVKEWLLKELKRKVKQERSKSWVEEEVQFLDKDFYVEAFKKLQEKSRYNENTFDDFEREQRLLAEMVVKEKFKPVFRRVKKMKFIDLPAIYLQLFKMPVESAQLVPENWVDICATSLLKLRNLEIAYEDATPFVYLQDLIEGRKSNTSVRHIFIDEAQDYSPFQFAYIQMLFPYSKMTLLGDYNQAIFSGATGSATVLTNPPKDGADLETIELMRTYRSTRQIVEFTKHLIVGGDKIEPFNRNGNKPVISFTDTTHLNQKIINTIENLKKEGHRTIAVICLTAGESKRAYEAIRERISCRLIEKGTVSYEKGVLILPAYLAKGIEFDAVILYDSSLYKRESERKLFYTACTRAMHELRLFATNGLSPLMEAVPTELYIIKKTR